One stretch of Bacillus sp. (in: firmicutes) DNA includes these proteins:
- a CDS encoding transporter substrate-binding domain-containing protein translates to MRGKISLVVAISFSLILLLAGCGTGNNQQVENVQAPASSEQGTFKIGLEAGYAPFNWTQMDDSNGAVPIEGSSEFAGGYDVEIAKRLAEGLGKQLMIVKTEWDGLVPALTSGKIDAIIAGMSPTEKRKKTIDFSDNYYKSDLVMVVKKGGKYEGATSIQDFKGAKVSAQLNTFHYSVIDQINGVKRQPAMDNFPAMRVALQSGVIDGYVTERPEAVSASSANNNFAMVEFTDGFITSDDDTAIAVGLQKGSELTEKINEILAGISEDEQTSIMDAAIKNQPAAQ, encoded by the coding sequence ATGAGGGGAAAAATATCCTTAGTAGTAGCTATATCTTTTTCATTAATTCTTTTATTAGCTGGTTGTGGGACCGGAAATAATCAACAAGTGGAAAACGTCCAGGCACCGGCTTCATCAGAACAGGGAACATTTAAGATTGGACTTGAAGCAGGATATGCACCATTTAACTGGACGCAAATGGATGATTCAAATGGTGCGGTGCCGATTGAAGGATCTTCTGAATTTGCGGGGGGATATGATGTTGAAATTGCCAAAAGACTTGCAGAAGGCTTAGGCAAACAATTGATGATTGTGAAAACGGAATGGGATGGACTCGTACCAGCGTTAACTTCAGGCAAAATTGATGCCATTATTGCAGGGATGTCACCAACGGAAAAACGCAAAAAGACAATTGATTTTTCGGATAATTATTATAAATCAGATTTAGTAATGGTTGTCAAAAAAGGCGGAAAATATGAGGGGGCTACTTCTATTCAAGATTTCAAAGGTGCTAAAGTAAGTGCACAGCTAAATACATTCCATTATTCAGTAATTGATCAGATTAATGGCGTAAAAAGGCAACCAGCTATGGATAACTTTCCAGCGATGAGAGTTGCGCTTCAATCAGGAGTGATCGATGGTTACGTTACCGAACGCCCAGAAGCTGTTAGTGCTTCAAGTGCAAACAACAACTTCGCAATGGTAGAGTTTACGGACGGATTTATTACTTCAGATGATGACACAGCAATTGCTGTCGGATTGCAAAAAGGCAGTGAATTAACAGAGAAGATTAATGAGATATTAGCAGGTATATCGGAGGACGAACAGACTAGTATTATGGATGCTGCTATTAAGAATCAACCAGCAGCACAATAA